In the Octadecabacter sp. SW4 genome, one interval contains:
- a CDS encoding LacI family DNA-binding transcriptional regulator → MSGKPTLGTVAKEAGVSIPTVSQVLRGTGRISEKTRDRVLKAAKTLHYVPDQKAAAMRSGENREIGFVINQLSNPFNAEVISGVVDLLEAEGYLVSILDTRDDAERQGRQLEAFIRHGRGGLIWVPAIETPDETFNLLAAHHIPLVTFLRNLRTDIDHVGIRNAEATATATRHLMALGHREIAYLGGTDMTLVRRDRIAGYQKTMAENGLGHGVIWESEDNKSAGLEAMLALRRAHPGITAVVCNGDVVALGACLALQRAGLVPGLDVSVTGFDDIQDATVATPPLTTMAVSPHKLGGKLAQVLLDRIRDPDMPVIVSEISAELVVRETTGAPIARSGYL, encoded by the coding sequence ATGTCAGGCAAGCCGACCCTCGGGACCGTCGCGAAAGAAGCGGGGGTATCGATTCCCACCGTCAGTCAGGTTCTGCGCGGAACCGGACGGATCTCGGAAAAGACCCGCGATCGCGTCCTCAAGGCCGCCAAGACCCTGCACTATGTGCCAGACCAGAAAGCTGCGGCAATGCGATCAGGCGAAAACCGGGAAATCGGGTTTGTCATCAATCAGCTTTCAAACCCGTTCAATGCCGAGGTTATCAGCGGCGTCGTCGATCTGCTCGAAGCAGAGGGCTATCTCGTGTCCATCCTAGACACGCGGGACGACGCAGAGAGGCAAGGTCGCCAGCTTGAGGCGTTCATCCGGCACGGGCGGGGCGGGCTGATCTGGGTCCCCGCGATTGAAACTCCTGACGAGACGTTCAACCTTTTGGCTGCGCATCACATCCCCTTGGTGACGTTTCTGCGAAATTTGCGCACGGATATCGACCACGTCGGCATCCGAAACGCCGAAGCCACCGCAACCGCGACGCGGCACCTGATGGCATTGGGCCACCGCGAAATCGCCTATCTGGGCGGCACGGACATGACCTTGGTGCGCAGGGATCGTATCGCGGGATATCAAAAGACGATGGCCGAAAACGGGTTGGGCCACGGCGTCATCTGGGAGTCCGAGGACAACAAATCGGCAGGGCTTGAGGCCATGCTGGCTTTGCGTCGTGCCCACCCTGGCATCACGGCCGTCGTTTGCAACGGTGATGTGGTTGCCCTGGGCGCCTGCCTTGCGTTGCAGCGGGCGGGACTGGTGCCGGGGCTGGACGTCTCGGTCACCGGCTTTGACGATATCCAGGATGCGACAGTCGCCACGCCTCCGCTTACGACAATGGCGGTCTCGCCGCACAAACTGGGCGGCAAGCTGGCGCAGGTTCTGCTTGACCGTATTCGCGATCCCGACATGCCGGTCATTGTATCCGAGATTTCGGCCGAATTGGTAGTGCGTGAAACGACAGGCGCGCCCATTGCCCGATCTGGCTACCTATAG
- a CDS encoding helix-turn-helix transcriptional regulator — MSNDMMQIIADHKAGNIEQRAKLFRGFADPSRLAILCALCEGPMVVHELVERTGLSQPNVSNHLRCLQECGLVNSDREGRFIRYRISSSRIATLLSDVDALLDVVAEGVEACENYRGR, encoded by the coding sequence GTGAGTAATGATATGATGCAAATCATTGCCGACCACAAGGCCGGTAACATTGAACAACGCGCAAAGCTGTTCCGCGGCTTTGCAGACCCAAGCCGCTTGGCTATTCTCTGTGCTTTGTGCGAAGGGCCGATGGTTGTTCACGAACTCGTCGAACGCACAGGATTATCACAACCAAACGTATCCAACCACTTGCGATGCTTGCAGGAATGCGGGCTTGTCAACAGCGACCGCGAAGGGCGCTTCATCCGCTACCGTATCAGTAGCTCGCGTATCGCAACGCTGTTGAGCGATGTAGACGCACTTCTTGATGTCGTTGCAGAGGGCGTTGAGGCTTGTGAAAACTATCGCGGGAGATGA
- a CDS encoding carbohydrate ABC transporter permease, translating into MPMNARILPYVLILPVTLFLCLFFLYPFVLVSQQAFGSSDGGWSLDNFREVVNYWKFPISLKNTLLLAAAVVPIQLALALLMATMVSKMGKGRDMVLYIWTIPLGISDLAAGIIWLAIFEQSGFLNSMLSGIGVIDRPMNLLTYQNPWIVFLAIALAEIWRATAIMLVILVAGIGLIPKEYYEAADVFGASKWKQFTRITFPMLRPSLQTALVLRVILAFEIFAVVAALGGTLFPVLMGETYAYQFDLLNSGAAAAMALIILGISIGFTLIILRILRVPKGASI; encoded by the coding sequence ATGCCGATGAACGCCCGCATATTGCCCTACGTGCTGATCCTGCCCGTCACGCTGTTTCTGTGTCTGTTCTTCCTTTATCCCTTTGTTCTGGTGTCCCAGCAGGCTTTCGGGTCTTCGGACGGCGGCTGGTCTCTGGATAACTTCCGCGAAGTCGTGAACTACTGGAAGTTCCCGATCTCGCTGAAAAACACGCTGCTGCTGGCGGCGGCTGTGGTGCCGATCCAACTGGCGCTGGCGCTCTTGATGGCGACGATGGTCAGCAAAATGGGAAAGGGCCGCGATATGGTGCTTTATATCTGGACCATTCCGCTGGGCATTTCGGACCTCGCCGCCGGGATCATCTGGCTGGCGATCTTTGAACAATCCGGTTTCCTGAACTCGATGCTGAGCGGTATCGGCGTGATTGATCGGCCGATGAACCTGCTGACCTATCAGAACCCGTGGATCGTGTTTCTTGCCATCGCCTTGGCCGAAATCTGGCGCGCAACCGCGATCATGCTGGTGATCCTTGTGGCTGGCATCGGCCTGATCCCAAAGGAATACTACGAAGCCGCAGACGTCTTTGGCGCCTCCAAATGGAAGCAGTTCACGCGCATCACCTTTCCGATGCTGCGCCCAAGCCTACAAACGGCCCTTGTCCTGCGCGTCATCCTTGCGTTTGAAATCTTTGCCGTGGTCGCAGCCCTTGGCGGCACGTTGTTCCCGGTGCTGATGGGCGAAACCTATGCCTATCAGTTTGATCTTCTCAACTCTGGTGCAGCGGCGGCGATGGCCCTGATCATCCTTGGTATCTCCATCGGCTTTACCCTCATCATCCTGCGCATCCTGCGCGTTCCGAAAGGAGCCTCGATATGA
- a CDS encoding NAD(P)H-binding protein has protein sequence MTYAITAVSGQLGREIALKLIDKVGSENVMGLARTPARVEGLGIEVRAGDYDKPDELRASLQGIDALVLVSGMAPPKDRIQQHSNVIEAAREAGVRKIVYTSIQGPDEGTAFSPVVQSNRQTEADIRASGLDWAIGRNGIYIEPDVEYIDSYRTKGEIANSAGDGKCGYTTRSELAHAYTALVTQDNLNGQTVNLNGAPITQEQLAGYLNLAFGTHLTYRAMSSADFVADRTADLGDFIGPIIGGIYDGIRHGTYDRSGDFETVMGRPHQSWEDYFSALAH, from the coding sequence ATGACCTATGCAATCACCGCTGTTTCGGGCCAGCTCGGGCGGGAAATCGCCCTGAAGCTGATCGACAAGGTCGGTTCGGAAAATGTTATGGGTCTGGCCCGCACACCGGCCCGCGTTGAGGGTCTGGGCATCGAGGTTCGCGCGGGTGATTACGACAAACCCGACGAGCTTCGTGCATCATTGCAGGGCATCGATGCGCTTGTCTTGGTGTCAGGTATGGCCCCGCCCAAGGACCGCATTCAGCAGCATAGCAATGTGATAGAGGCAGCCAGGGAAGCAGGTGTGCGCAAGATCGTCTATACCAGCATTCAGGGACCGGACGAGGGCACAGCGTTTTCGCCGGTTGTTCAAAGCAATCGCCAGACCGAGGCCGACATCCGCGCCAGCGGTCTGGACTGGGCCATCGGGCGCAACGGCATCTATATCGAACCAGATGTGGAGTATATCGACAGCTACCGCACCAAGGGTGAGATCGCCAATAGCGCGGGCGACGGCAAGTGTGGTTACACCACCCGGTCTGAACTGGCCCACGCCTACACCGCATTGGTGACGCAGGATAACTTGAACGGTCAGACGGTGAACCTGAACGGTGCCCCCATCACGCAAGAGCAACTGGCCGGATACCTGAACTTGGCCTTCGGCACTCACCTGACCTATCGCGCGATGTCATCAGCAGATTTCGTCGCGGATCGCACCGCAGATCTCGGCGACTTCATCGGTCCGATCATTGGCGGGATCTATGACGGCATCCGCCACGGCACCTATGACCGTTCCGGTGATTTCGAGACCGTCATGGGCCGACCTCACCAAAGCTGGGAAGATTATTTTTCTGCTCTAGCACATTGA
- a CDS encoding cation transporter yields the protein MANLESAMLDAPSFRYRVSGMDCAKDAAQIERAAQSAGVAPDDVKVSTATHIMTLKVPQAHLPEIEKAVETTGYGFDRIETDEDIHQHAAHQDPGYRRALWIVVILNVGYGVLEMIGGFIAGSQAVKADALDFIGDGAITFLGLMAIGWSLLWRARSALMQGVFLGLLGLGVIGTTIMRIFEPTTPDAGLMGLLGIIALVVNVISVLPLLRHRKGDANMRAVWLFSRNDAIGNAAVVVAAGLVAWLGSVWPDLIVAFGIAGLFLHSSWAIIRDARADLKTAA from the coding sequence ATGGCCAACTTAGAAAGCGCGATGCTAGATGCCCCATCCTTTCGATACCGGGTTTCGGGCATGGACTGCGCGAAAGATGCCGCGCAGATCGAGCGGGCGGCGCAGTCGGCCGGAGTTGCGCCTGACGATGTGAAAGTGTCGACCGCAACGCACATAATGACATTAAAGGTTCCCCAAGCGCATTTGCCGGAAATTGAAAAAGCCGTTGAGACGACCGGCTACGGCTTTGATCGAATTGAAACCGACGAAGACATACATCAGCACGCAGCGCACCAGGATCCGGGCTATCGCCGTGCGCTCTGGATCGTCGTGATCCTGAACGTCGGTTACGGTGTTCTTGAGATGATTGGCGGGTTCATTGCCGGGTCACAGGCGGTGAAGGCCGACGCATTGGATTTCATCGGCGATGGCGCAATCACCTTCTTGGGGCTAATGGCCATCGGTTGGAGTCTTCTCTGGCGGGCGCGGTCGGCCCTGATGCAGGGCGTCTTCCTTGGCCTGCTTGGTCTGGGCGTCATTGGCACGACCATCATGCGTATCTTCGAGCCGACGACACCGGATGCAGGTCTGATGGGGCTGCTGGGCATCATCGCCCTTGTCGTGAATGTCATCTCCGTGCTGCCGCTGCTGCGGCACCGCAAGGGCGACGCGAACATGCGTGCCGTGTGGCTGTTCTCGCGCAATGACGCCATCGGCAACGCTGCTGTCGTCGTCGCCGCCGGGTTGGTGGCCTGGCTGGGTAGCGTGTGGCCCGACCTCATCGTCGCTTTCGGTATAGCCGGACTGTTCCTGCACTCGTCATGGGCGATCATCCGTGACGCGCGGGCCGACCTGAAGACAGCGGCATGA
- a CDS encoding trehalase family glycosidase, whose translation MTHDMIEQAKAVLRRNDRGTYTVPTHGLYPFQWNWDSALSALGFAHFDEARAWTEIETLFAHQWDDGMVPHIIFHELDDGYFPGPDVWATARPVSTSGITQPPVAGFAVRRIFGRATDKALAAEKARALLPRIHAWHQWFFANRDPQGTGLVAIIHPWESGRDNSVDWDAAFERVPTEGVEPFTRRDTSHANPEHRPTDEQYKRYIWLVQKFRSLGWDNSELHDASPFRIVDPGFNAILIRSCVDLADLATALGETRIAAQSQAMADKAIVAMDTLWSDKRGQYVCYDRAIGALIDSPSIGGILAAFAPIPQARAKAISARIDALSQNCNYLVPSHDPTVPEFDALRYWRGPIWLIVNYMISDGLERCGETVMADRINADCLRLIEKSGFAEYYGPMGAEPCGGDQFTWTAAMVIEILKSHEIAA comes from the coding sequence ATGACACACGACATGATCGAGCAGGCCAAAGCCGTGCTGCGCCGCAATGATCGCGGCACCTATACCGTTCCAACCCACGGTCTTTATCCGTTTCAGTGGAACTGGGACAGCGCGCTGAGTGCGCTTGGCTTTGCGCACTTTGACGAAGCGCGGGCCTGGACCGAAATCGAAACGCTGTTCGCGCATCAATGGGACGATGGCATGGTGCCGCATATCATCTTTCACGAATTGGACGACGGGTATTTCCCTGGCCCTGATGTCTGGGCAACGGCGCGCCCGGTGTCGACTTCTGGCATCACCCAACCGCCCGTCGCAGGATTCGCGGTACGTCGGATTTTTGGCCGTGCGACAGACAAGGCATTGGCCGCCGAGAAAGCCCGCGCGCTGCTGCCCCGCATCCATGCCTGGCATCAATGGTTTTTTGCCAACCGCGACCCGCAAGGGACCGGCCTTGTGGCCATCATCCACCCGTGGGAAAGCGGCCGGGACAATTCCGTCGATTGGGACGCGGCGTTTGAGCGGGTGCCAACCGAAGGCGTTGAGCCATTCACGCGACGCGATACCAGCCACGCCAACCCCGAACACCGGCCCACGGATGAGCAATACAAGCGTTACATCTGGCTGGTTCAGAAGTTCCGCAGCCTGGGTTGGGACAATTCCGAACTGCACGACGCCTCGCCATTCCGGATTGTCGATCCCGGATTCAATGCGATCCTGATCCGGTCTTGCGTTGATCTCGCCGATCTGGCCACCGCGCTTGGCGAGACCCGGATCGCAGCCCAGTCGCAGGCCATGGCCGACAAAGCCATCGTGGCGATGGACACCCTGTGGAGCGACAAGCGCGGCCAGTATGTGTGTTATGACCGTGCAATCGGGGCACTGATCGACAGCCCGTCGATCGGTGGTATCCTTGCAGCTTTTGCGCCGATCCCGCAGGCGCGAGCCAAGGCCATTTCCGCCCGGATCGACGCCCTGTCCCAAAACTGCAACTACCTTGTACCAAGCCACGATCCAACGGTGCCGGAATTTGACGCCCTGCGCTATTGGCGCGGGCCGATCTGGCTGATTGTGAATTATATGATTTCTGATGGTCTTGAACGCTGCGGTGAAACCGTCATGGCTGACCGGATCAATGCCGACTGCCTGCGGCTGATCGAAAAAAGCGGCTTTGCCGAATACTACGGCCCGATGGGTGCCGAACCCTGTGGTGGCGACCAATTTACCTGGACTGCCGCGATGGTCATTGAAATTCTCAAATCACACGAGATTGCCGCATGA
- a CDS encoding ABC transporter substrate-binding protein — protein MTLRSKFAGAASGIAISCIAVAAQAEVLFWSTQAKPVEEAQAMREQVMSGFADGVDYQPNDGGPWITRLNAELEAGSGSIGVLGALHGDYSAMDPANLVDLSDLGAMASSDTFNTLAMLGTDEMQYIPWMQASYIMAANREALQYLPEGADIDALTYDQLIAWAANVHQATGEAKFGFPAGPDGLKHRFFQGYLYPSYTNGVVRTFASEEAVVAWEKFAELWEHTNPASTNFSFMQEQLLSGDAWIVFDHTSRLAGAFNERPDDFVAFPAPAGPTGRGFMPVLAGVAIPTTAPDMDAAKALVAYMLEPETQLATLRATSFFPVVDVELPDDLPPSVQAAGAAIAKMSSSPDANPGLLPAGLGDKGGDFNRVFVDTFERIILGRQDIRTVLDDQKATLAAIMEETGAPCWAPDAPSEGACPVE, from the coding sequence ATGACCCTACGTTCCAAATTCGCCGGCGCGGCTTCTGGCATCGCCATCTCTTGTATCGCGGTTGCCGCGCAGGCCGAGGTTCTTTTCTGGTCCACACAGGCAAAACCCGTTGAGGAAGCCCAGGCCATGCGCGAGCAGGTCATGTCAGGTTTCGCCGATGGCGTTGACTACCAGCCGAACGACGGCGGTCCGTGGATCACCCGTCTGAACGCGGAACTGGAAGCCGGTTCAGGCTCCATCGGTGTTCTGGGCGCGCTGCACGGCGACTATTCCGCGATGGACCCCGCGAACCTTGTCGACCTGAGCGATCTGGGCGCAATGGCCAGCAGCGACACCTTCAACACTCTTGCCATGCTCGGCACCGACGAAATGCAGTATATCCCCTGGATGCAGGCCAGCTATATCATGGCCGCCAACCGCGAAGCTCTGCAATATCTGCCAGAAGGCGCTGATATCGACGCGCTGACCTATGACCAACTGATCGCCTGGGCCGCCAACGTGCACCAAGCAACCGGCGAGGCCAAGTTCGGCTTTCCTGCTGGCCCGGACGGGTTGAAGCACCGCTTCTTCCAGGGCTACCTCTATCCGTCCTATACCAACGGCGTTGTGCGCACCTTTGCGTCCGAGGAAGCCGTCGTCGCATGGGAAAAATTTGCTGAACTGTGGGAGCACACCAACCCTGCCTCAACCAACTTCTCGTTCATGCAGGAACAGTTGTTGTCCGGTGATGCATGGATCGTTTTCGATCACACATCGCGCCTTGCCGGTGCCTTCAACGAGCGCCCGGACGATTTCGTCGCCTTCCCGGCACCTGCGGGTCCGACCGGTCGCGGCTTCATGCCGGTTCTTGCCGGTGTTGCGATTCCAACCACAGCGCCCGACATGGACGCGGCCAAAGCACTGGTTGCCTATATGCTGGAACCTGAAACCCAGCTTGCAACGCTGCGCGCGACAAGCTTCTTTCCGGTTGTGGATGTCGAGCTTCCCGATGATCTGCCCCCGTCCGTGCAGGCCGCAGGCGCCGCGATTGCCAAGATGAGCAGTTCCCCGGACGCCAACCCTGGCCTTCTGCCCGCTGGATTGGGCGACAAGGGCGGTGATTTCAACCGCGTCTTCGTCGATACGTTCGAGCGTATCATTCTGGGCCGCCAGGATATCCGCACGGTTCTGGACGATCAAAAGGCAACGCTCGCGGCGATCATGGAAGAGACCGGCGCGCCTTGCTGGGCCCCTGATGCGCCTTCCGAAGGTGCTTGCCCGGTCGAGTAG
- a CDS encoding carbohydrate ABC transporter permease, translating into MTDATALDVSTDTRKSGRILYVASVVFLCAWVIVPIYFLLINTLSSPDAVNSFPKSFIPEFDFGSLQFFAGFAGMLTALKNSVIVALMTMVMSILIGAPAGYALSRFDFPGKGLFRLLILLTRAFPLPLLALPLAVMFIQTGLDDTVFGLALVHTTLAIPFAVLITFSLFSGIPIELEEAAWTLGCTRLTAFTKVVLPLILPGITASAIFAFVISWNEVFAAAVLTIENRTLTAFLLQNLDTSPLHLKFAGGFILVVPALIFIFAVRKYLFAMWGIANR; encoded by the coding sequence ATGACCGATGCCACCGCCTTGGACGTGTCCACAGACACGCGCAAATCGGGCCGGATTCTGTATGTGGCCTCTGTCGTGTTCCTCTGCGCCTGGGTGATCGTGCCGATCTACTTTTTGTTGATCAACACGCTGTCCTCACCGGACGCCGTCAACAGCTTTCCCAAGTCCTTCATTCCCGAGTTTGATTTTGGCAGCCTGCAGTTCTTTGCGGGTTTCGCCGGTATGCTGACGGCGTTGAAAAACTCGGTCATCGTGGCGCTGATGACGATGGTCATGTCGATCCTCATCGGCGCACCGGCGGGCTATGCGCTGTCGCGGTTCGACTTTCCCGGCAAGGGCCTGTTCCGGCTGCTGATCCTGCTGACGCGGGCGTTTCCGCTTCCGCTGCTGGCACTGCCGCTGGCGGTGATGTTCATCCAGACCGGGCTGGACGATACCGTATTCGGGCTGGCACTCGTGCATACCACGCTGGCAATCCCGTTTGCGGTGCTGATCACCTTCTCGCTGTTCTCGGGCATCCCGATCGAGCTGGAAGAAGCGGCGTGGACGCTTGGCTGCACGCGGCTTACCGCCTTCACCAAGGTGGTGTTGCCGCTGATCCTGCCCGGCATCACGGCCTCGGCGATCTTTGCCTTCGTGATCTCGTGGAACGAGGTGTTCGCCGCCGCCGTGCTGACCATCGAGAACCGCACGCTGACCGCGTTTCTGCTGCAAAACCTCGACACCTCTCCGCTGCACCTGAAATTCGCTGGCGGCTTCATCCTTGTCGTGCCTGCGCTGATCTTCATCTTCGCCGTGCGCAAGTACCTCTTTGCCATGTGGGGCATCGCGAACCGCTAG
- a CDS encoding ABC transporter ATP-binding protein, translating into MAEIQIKNVAKRFGAYQALSDIDLTIADQEFMVLLGASGCGKSTLLRIIAGLETATSGEVWIGGKRIDHLAPKDRGIAMVFQNYAVFPHLTVFENIGFGLRMQKLPNDEVTRRVERVAGLMHIEMLLKRYSGELSGGQRQRVAVARALAMEPDVILMDEPLSNLDALLRMEMRAELKGVLAESKTTTIYVTHDQVEAMSMADRISVMHEGNIVQAAAPIEIYRDPAAKFVASFIGNPPMNFLSATPEGNGKWLVAGQTFDGPNTAHPNLQFAIRPEDMRPAEHGLAATARIVEPLGAHVLVTCQIDDAMFRVILDSDTVVKAGQTLTLAPQSDRVRWFDPETTLAVA; encoded by the coding sequence TTGGCTGAAATTCAGATCAAGAACGTCGCCAAACGCTTTGGCGCTTATCAGGCGCTCAGCGATATCGACCTGACCATCGCAGACCAGGAATTCATGGTCCTGCTGGGCGCATCGGGTTGCGGCAAGTCCACCTTGTTGCGGATCATCGCGGGGCTGGAAACGGCCACCTCGGGCGAGGTCTGGATCGGCGGCAAGCGCATTGATCATCTGGCGCCCAAGGACCGTGGTATCGCGATGGTGTTCCAGAACTATGCTGTGTTCCCGCATCTTACTGTTTTTGAAAACATCGGGTTCGGACTGCGGATGCAGAAGTTGCCCAATGATGAAGTCACGCGCCGGGTCGAGCGGGTGGCGGGCCTGATGCATATCGAGATGTTGCTAAAGCGTTACTCCGGCGAACTTTCCGGTGGTCAGCGGCAGCGGGTCGCCGTGGCGCGGGCGCTGGCGATGGAACCGGACGTGATCCTGATGGACGAACCCTTGTCGAACCTTGACGCGCTGCTGCGCATGGAAATGCGGGCCGAGTTGAAAGGTGTGCTGGCCGAAAGCAAAACCACCACGATCTATGTGACCCACGATCAGGTCGAAGCGATGAGCATGGCCGATCGGATCAGTGTCATGCATGAGGGCAATATCGTGCAGGCGGCCGCGCCCATCGAAATCTACCGTGATCCGGCCGCCAAGTTCGTTGCCAGCTTCATCGGCAACCCGCCGATGAACTTCTTGTCAGCCACCCCAGAAGGCAATGGCAAATGGCTGGTGGCAGGCCAGACGTTCGACGGGCCGAACACCGCCCACCCCAACCTTCAGTTCGCAATCAGACCTGAAGATATGCGACCCGCTGAACACGGCCTTGCGGCCACCGCCAGGATCGTCGAACCCCTTGGCGCCCATGTGCTGGTGACCTGCCAGATCGATGATGCGATGTTCCGTGTCATTCTGGACAGCGACACGGTGGTGAAAGCGGGCCAGACCCTCACCCTTGCCCCCCAATCCGACCGCGTGCGGTGGTTCGATCCCGAAACCACGCTTGCCGTCGCCTGA